A region of the Amphiprion ocellaris isolate individual 3 ecotype Okinawa chromosome 22, ASM2253959v1, whole genome shotgun sequence genome:
atatgaagcatggtggtggcagcatcatgacgtgaagcatggtggtggcagcatcatgatttgggGATGCATGTTGACAGCATAAAGTATTTATTGTAAATTCTTGAAAATTAACCTAAATTAAACTGATtgtgattcaatgttgaaaagcagttAAAGTGGAAATCGTCCGATAGGGTGAATATCTCTTATAGGCAAAGTATTGGACCTAGAAcaggagcagacagacaggtgtgtcTCCAAACAACAGTCACAGGGATTCTGATTCCTGCTGTCCACACTGTCAATCATCTCTTCATTCTACAACCCCCGCTGGAAGGAATCTGAATTGCATGAATTCAAAAAACATTCAGTGAACTGACCTCAGAGTCTCCAGTTTACAGTTTGGACTCTTCAGTGCGTCAGACAAATGTTTCACTCCTGGATCCTGCAGCTGGTTGTCACTCAGGTCCAGTTCTGTCAGAAGGGAGGagttggacttcagagctgaggCTACGACTTCACAGTGACTGTCTGCGAGTCCACAGTGCCAAAGTCTGAGATGACGCATGTTGGACAAAACATGATATGAGAGAGGACACTGTATGTTTATTTCAAGCATAATTAAGAAAAACACGTTCCTGTCCACTATTTTAAATGTTGAGCTCAGAGAACAGTAAAGTTGGGGAAGATGATGACGTCTGCTTCACCTCCATCActgaacatttattaaatatatatttccacagtgaaacttctgatgtccacattttcaacattttcaggaaatctttgaacattttttggtggaaaaaaagaaatgttaaaaatgtttaagaacattcacaaaaaaaaaaatcaaccaaaatccagcgaatttcgctggattttggttgatttggcAGCATCAACATTGTGACTGAAATCACTGGTTTTATTCCTGAGGttacattttacagataatAGCTTATAGGATAATcgcaaaaaaaagataatttcttcattttacataTAAAGGCATCCAGAAATCATGTTGATTACAGTCTAAAAACGAAATTACACACCATAACTACAGTATTGCCATAATATATGTATCATTCCAGATTTGGAGGAcctttgggcttcaaaatgtttgaaaaatcagccttctcttttccagttttctgatccatattgatcaataatagataataaac
Encoded here:
- the LOC118470968 gene encoding NACHT, LRR and PYD domains-containing protein 14-like, with translation MLEINIQCPLSYHVLSNMRHLRLWHCGLADSHCEVVASALKSNSSLLTELDLSDNQLQDPGVKHLSDALKSPNCKLETLRLSDCSLSEISCDSLVSALKSNPSHLEHLDLRGSKLQDTDVKQLYGFLENPDCSLKTLSWMSW